Proteins from a single region of Streptomyces spinoverrucosus:
- a CDS encoding DUF1622 domain-containing protein: MIGPGPTRSFYQPHDERGGGDDGGVLRLRRVQPTIALLTDFLLAAGLIRLAAEPSWMSLATAAATAAVRMLLNAGLCSPAARRV, translated from the coding sequence ATGATCGGGCCGGGGCCGACCAGATCCTTCTACCAGCCCCATGATGAGCGCGGCGGCGGTGACGACGGTGGCGTTCTCCGCCTGCGCCGCGTCCAGCCCACGATCGCTCTGCTGACCGACTTCCTGCTGGCTGCGGGACTGATTCGGCTCGCCGCCGAGCCGTCGTGGATGTCGCTGGCCACCGCCGCAGCCACCGCTGCCGTCAGGATGCTGCTCAACGCAGGGTTGTGTTCGCCGGCTGCACGACGTGTGTGA
- a CDS encoding tyrosine-type recombinase/integrase, with protein sequence MGSDGADAFADKVENDKKAGIRFDPAQALVPLRVWAEEWLERRVVGESTRRSYEGFIRNHLVPRLGRRTLAGLARRDFEEFAKDVHASGAGLAVSTVNDRMVMVAAMLEAAVADKRIPDNPARGVRISRAAPCAVDEDEIPTLGEVDLIAEHIAPQYRLAVYLQSGTGQRPSEALAFSVECRRSGFVRIRWQVSAKAHRDDCHTVFVPLKHRTEGEYRDVPAAAFVEQEIDAHLLRWEPVPVTFTGQRGRRHRLEVFFAPRQRGKGVMPTASTYGYHFRKACVSAGLVDADGKAKYSPGSLRHFFASTALANGVPIREVSRWLGHKSIKTTVDIYGHLVLEAWDRCRDIMQNAMRPATECSEEAVSAA encoded by the coding sequence GTGGGCTCGGATGGTGCAGACGCTTTCGCCGACAAGGTCGAGAACGACAAGAAGGCGGGCATTCGCTTCGATCCTGCGCAAGCGCTTGTGCCGTTGCGGGTCTGGGCTGAGGAGTGGCTGGAGCGGCGGGTCGTCGGTGAGTCGACGCGCCGCAGCTACGAGGGGTTCATCCGTAACCATCTCGTGCCGCGCCTGGGACGGAGGACGCTGGCCGGGCTGGCGCGGCGCGACTTCGAGGAGTTCGCCAAGGACGTGCATGCCTCCGGTGCGGGGCTGGCGGTCTCCACGGTCAATGACCGGATGGTGATGGTGGCCGCCATGCTGGAGGCGGCCGTCGCCGATAAACGCATCCCGGACAATCCCGCGCGTGGCGTTCGGATATCCCGGGCGGCTCCGTGCGCGGTGGACGAGGACGAGATTCCCACGCTGGGCGAGGTCGATCTGATTGCGGAGCACATCGCCCCGCAGTACCGACTCGCGGTCTACCTTCAATCGGGTACGGGCCAGCGCCCCAGCGAGGCCCTGGCCTTCTCTGTCGAGTGCCGACGGTCCGGCTTCGTCAGGATCCGCTGGCAGGTCAGCGCCAAGGCTCACCGCGATGACTGCCACACGGTCTTCGTGCCGCTCAAGCACCGGACGGAGGGTGAGTACCGGGACGTCCCGGCCGCCGCGTTCGTGGAGCAGGAGATCGACGCCCACCTGTTGCGGTGGGAGCCGGTGCCCGTGACCTTCACTGGTCAGCGGGGCAGGCGACATCGGCTGGAGGTCTTCTTCGCCCCGCGCCAGCGTGGCAAGGGCGTGATGCCCACCGCCTCCACCTACGGCTACCACTTCAGGAAGGCGTGCGTGTCGGCCGGCCTGGTCGATGCGGACGGTAAGGCCAAGTACTCGCCCGGCAGTCTCCGGCACTTCTTCGCCTCGACCGCGTTGGCGAACGGCGTACCGATCCGCGAGGTCTCACGCTGGCTCGGCCACAAGTCGATTAAGACCACCGTGGACATCTACGGTCACCTCGTCCTCGAGGCATGGGATCGTTGTCGGGACATCATGCAGAACGCCATGCGCCCTGCGACCGAGTGCTCGGAGGAGGCTGTCTCCGCGGCTTGA
- a CDS encoding alcohol dehydrogenase catalytic domain-containing protein — MAGVIAEIGDRVEGWSVGDRAAVGWLGGSCGHCAFCRVGDVVHCPERKAPGLSYPGGWARSITVPPMRSHASPTSSTSSTPPRSAARA, encoded by the coding sequence ATCGCCGGTGTCATCGCCGAGATCGGCGACCGGGTCGAGGGCTGGTCGGTCGGGGACCGTGCGGCCGTCGGCTGGCTCGGCGGCAGCTGCGGGCACTGCGCGTTCTGCCGGGTGGGCGACGTCGTCCACTGCCCCGAACGCAAGGCACCCGGCCTGTCCTACCCCGGCGGCTGGGCCCGGAGCATCACCGTGCCGCCGATGCGCTCGCACGCATCCCCGACGAGCTCGACCTCTTCGACGCCGCCCCGTTCGGCTGCGCGGGCGTGA
- a CDS encoding CPCC family cysteine-rich protein produces the protein MSDSYPCPCRRHRVLGTMPGSYEIPICFWEDDGVQFRWPTMAGGANKVSLIEAQRNYQDFGACDGHGRRYVRPPAEHKPLDPAWRPIDLARDSFEDWAAEDRAPWPDDRSVLCWRLPTFWRRDHP, from the coding sequence GTGAGCGACTCCTACCCCTGTCCCTGCCGCCGGCACCGTGTGCTGGGCACGATGCCCGGCTCGTACGAGATCCCCATCTGCTTCTGGGAGGACGACGGGGTCCAGTTTCGCTGGCCCACCATGGCCGGCGGGGCGAACAAGGTCTCCCTGATCGAGGCCCAGCGCAACTACCAGGACTTCGGCGCCTGCGACGGGCACGGCCGCCGGTACGTCCGCCCGCCCGCCGAGCACAAGCCACTCGACCCCGCCTGGCGCCCCATCGATCTGGCGCGGGACTCCTTCGAAGACTGGGCGGCCGAGGACCGGGCCCCGTGGCCCGACGACCGCTCGGTGCTCTGCTGGCGGCTGCCCACTTTCTGGCGCCGGGACCACCCATGA
- a CDS encoding ATP-binding protein, giving the protein MVDFVGRRQELATLERELRKVATGVGGERPGRCVMLRGRRRVGKSRLVERFAERSGAPFLFYAATGASPRDDLARLARDAQVSTLPLAQLVAAARPESWDTAFDVLAAALPTDRASVLVIDEVPYLMDAGGAFEGMLQRAWDRVLETKPVLLILIGSDLSMMEALNSYGRPFHQRGREMVLGPLNPAEVGRMLALDPADAFDAALVTGGLPLICAEWPRGAGLWDFLGEALSDPVSALLVSAERSLAAEFPPQAQARTVLAAIGSGERTFTNIARAAGGIGATPLQRALELLTDKRIVAAELPVSLRPSKDRRYRVADPYLRFWLHLLGPSMDEIERGRGDLTLARVRESWTSWRGRAIEPLLREALARILPDDLLPAAPAVGGYWTRTDNVEIDIVGADRAPIAKELLFVGSIKWFEQSPFDRHDLAALHRHRAALTDEPAPVVAVSRSGVDCTGLDAAYGPGDLLTAWPL; this is encoded by the coding sequence GTGGTCGATTTCGTGGGCCGCCGGCAGGAGCTGGCGACGTTGGAGCGCGAGCTGCGGAAAGTGGCGACCGGAGTCGGCGGAGAGCGCCCCGGCCGGTGCGTGATGTTGCGTGGGCGGCGCCGGGTGGGCAAGTCGCGACTGGTCGAGCGGTTTGCGGAGCGCTCCGGAGCCCCGTTCTTGTTCTACGCGGCCACGGGCGCGTCACCTCGGGATGATCTGGCGCGGCTCGCCCGGGACGCCCAGGTGTCGACGCTGCCGCTGGCGCAGCTGGTGGCCGCCGCGCGGCCGGAGAGCTGGGACACCGCGTTCGATGTGCTGGCTGCGGCGCTCCCCACGGACCGGGCGAGCGTGCTGGTCATCGATGAGGTGCCGTACCTGATGGATGCCGGCGGGGCCTTCGAGGGGATGCTGCAGCGGGCCTGGGATCGAGTGCTGGAGACCAAGCCGGTCCTGCTGATCCTGATCGGCTCCGATCTGTCGATGATGGAGGCGCTGAACAGCTACGGACGCCCCTTCCACCAGCGCGGCCGGGAGATGGTGCTCGGGCCGCTGAACCCCGCCGAGGTGGGGCGGATGCTGGCACTGGATCCGGCCGACGCCTTCGACGCCGCGCTGGTCACCGGCGGGCTGCCGCTGATCTGCGCGGAGTGGCCGCGCGGCGCGGGGCTGTGGGACTTCCTCGGTGAGGCGTTGAGTGATCCGGTCTCGGCGCTGCTGGTGTCGGCCGAGCGCTCACTGGCTGCCGAATTCCCCCCGCAGGCTCAGGCGCGTACGGTGCTGGCGGCCATCGGCAGCGGCGAGCGTACCTTCACCAACATCGCCCGTGCGGCCGGCGGGATCGGGGCCACGCCGCTGCAGCGAGCCCTGGAGCTGCTCACGGACAAGCGGATCGTCGCCGCGGAGCTGCCCGTGTCGCTACGCCCGTCGAAGGACCGCCGCTACCGGGTGGCAGATCCCTACCTGCGGTTCTGGCTGCACCTGCTCGGCCCCTCCATGGACGAGATCGAGCGGGGGCGGGGTGATCTGACGTTGGCGCGGGTCCGGGAGAGCTGGACCAGCTGGCGCGGCCGGGCGATCGAGCCGCTCCTGCGCGAGGCGCTCGCCCGGATACTGCCCGACGACCTGCTCCCCGCGGCCCCCGCAGTGGGCGGCTACTGGACCCGTACCGACAACGTCGAGATCGACATCGTCGGGGCGGACCGCGCCCCCATTGCCAAGGAACTGCTCTTCGTCGGCTCCATCAAGTGGTTCGAGCAGTCGCCCTTCGACCGGCACGACCTGGCGGCTCTTCACCGGCACCGGGCCGCCCTCACCGACGAACCGGCTCCAGTCGTGGCGGTCTCGCGCAGCGGCGTCGACTGCACGGGGCTCGACGCCGCCTACGGCCCCGGCGATTTGCTGACTGCTTGGCCGCTGTGA
- a CDS encoding DUF6000 family protein, translating to MPFQHPEEIGYGYVIERYVTRKDSDHPRYRELKSGRVLRPGWPHAERFACHLIDDAATITDAELEALLGYEWRSRLTAAWLIGVGRRATFRERISDLLLASEFCFSGSAYCFALARFGTHADAEILTAYLDHYLPRTDLRYDQPAALGALLRLDAHLGTHHADRFTQPAGLWDQWVNALTHLHDHPAYTLAELRRWTDLQCDFANGWTRP from the coding sequence ATGCCTTTCCAGCATCCCGAGGAGATCGGCTACGGCTACGTGATCGAGCGCTACGTGACGAGGAAGGACTCGGACCACCCGCGCTACCGCGAACTGAAAAGCGGTCGTGTCCTGCGGCCCGGGTGGCCACACGCCGAACGCTTCGCCTGTCACCTCATCGACGACGCGGCCACGATCACCGACGCCGAACTGGAGGCCCTCCTCGGCTACGAGTGGCGCTCACGCCTCACCGCCGCCTGGCTGATCGGCGTAGGCCGACGCGCCACGTTCCGCGAACGCATCAGCGACCTGCTCCTGGCCAGCGAGTTCTGCTTCTCCGGCAGCGCCTACTGCTTCGCCCTGGCCCGCTTCGGCACCCACGCGGACGCCGAGATCCTCACCGCCTACCTCGACCACTACCTCCCCCGCACCGACCTCCGCTACGACCAGCCCGCAGCCCTAGGTGCCCTCCTCCGCCTCGACGCCCACCTTGGCACCCACCATGCGGACCGCTTCACCCAGCCTGCCGGTCTCTGGGACCAGTGGGTCAATGCCCTGACCCACCTCCACGACCACCCCGCTTACACCCTCGCCGAGCTTCGCCGTTGGACGGACCTCCAATGCGACTTCGCCAACGGGTGGACCCGTCCGTAG
- a CDS encoding PIN domain-containing protein, with product MNIPYLYDAGVLIAIDNDDRRMWARHSLALEDGRDIHVPSVVVSQAWRDSRRQVRLGKFLAGCHVVPVGLETAKAAGILCGKAGTSDIVDATVVTMAASLGAIIWTSDPDDIRTLIDAQDIKPAPVIRTV from the coding sequence GTGAACATCCCCTACCTGTACGACGCCGGAGTCCTCATCGCCATCGACAACGACGACCGACGCATGTGGGCCCGCCACAGCCTGGCCCTCGAAGACGGCCGGGACATCCACGTCCCCTCCGTCGTCGTCAGCCAGGCATGGCGGGACTCCCGCCGCCAGGTCAGACTCGGCAAGTTCCTCGCCGGGTGCCACGTCGTACCCGTCGGCCTCGAAACCGCCAAAGCCGCAGGCATCCTCTGCGGCAAGGCCGGCACCTCCGACATCGTCGACGCCACCGTCGTGACCATGGCAGCCAGCCTCGGCGCCATCATCTGGACCTCGGACCCGGACGACATCCGCACCCTCATCGACGCCCAGGACATCAAACCTGCCCCTGTCATCCGCACCGTCTAG
- a CDS encoding HEAT repeat domain-containing protein produces the protein MTTHIERLIQQLDDSTGPSYDARAELIGIGSHATPALIDGLPSLGGFGQLTAIEVFEEVADPRCGPALIALLGSDDPTVREWAAMALARLEIDGAVEPLRRAYRACLERATPPDWSEPGGIRWALTELGARRPVVPPLTAHLRATAADDAPGWPSTHFTEIINDLADHAQVILYSQFWRVDASRTYGISGTGLDWELDWTAPWEHLVEESRTWSLLEASEAPAADDIFVAPTWIDRTDLYPER, from the coding sequence ATGACCACCCACATCGAGAGACTCATCCAGCAGCTCGACGACTCGACCGGCCCGTCGTACGACGCCCGCGCGGAACTGATCGGCATCGGCTCCCACGCCACCCCCGCCCTCATCGACGGACTGCCCTCCCTCGGCGGCTTCGGGCAGCTGACCGCCATCGAGGTCTTCGAAGAGGTGGCGGACCCACGCTGCGGCCCCGCCCTGATCGCCCTCCTGGGCAGCGACGACCCCACCGTCCGCGAATGGGCGGCCATGGCCCTGGCGCGCCTGGAGATCGACGGCGCGGTCGAGCCCCTGCGCCGCGCCTACCGCGCCTGCCTGGAACGGGCGACACCACCGGACTGGAGCGAACCGGGCGGCATCCGCTGGGCCCTGACCGAACTCGGCGCCCGCCGCCCCGTCGTCCCGCCGCTCACCGCGCACCTACGCGCCACCGCTGCAGACGACGCCCCCGGCTGGCCCTCGACCCACTTCACCGAGATCATCAACGACCTGGCCGACCACGCCCAGGTGATCCTCTACTCCCAGTTCTGGCGGGTGGACGCCAGCCGCACATACGGCATCTCCGGCACCGGCCTGGACTGGGAACTCGACTGGACCGCGCCCTGGGAGCACCTGGTCGAAGAGTCCCGCACCTGGTCCCTGCTGGAAGCCTCCGAAGCCCCCGCCGCCGACGACATCTTCGTCGCCCCCACCTGGATCGACCGCACCGACCTGTACCCGGAGAGGTGA
- a CDS encoding DNA-binding protein, which produces MPGTLLLDSEGLSKLYRKDRTVVSLVQAASEEGIRVATSAMTTLEADYERIHPARIKWILSRIDVHDVTKAVTDEAAALLRAHHLHGHKYAIDAALAVIARNAPRPVTVLTSAPEDLTLLCGPAVEVVKV; this is translated from the coding sequence ATGCCCGGCACCCTGCTGCTCGACAGCGAAGGACTCTCCAAGCTCTACCGCAAGGACCGTACCGTGGTGTCTCTGGTGCAGGCGGCATCGGAGGAGGGCATCCGCGTGGCCACCAGTGCCATGACCACCCTTGAGGCCGATTACGAGCGGATCCACCCGGCCCGTATCAAGTGGATCCTCTCCCGCATCGACGTTCACGACGTCACCAAGGCGGTCACCGACGAAGCCGCCGCCCTCCTTCGCGCCCATCATCTCCACGGCCACAAGTACGCCATCGACGCCGCTCTAGCCGTCATTGCCCGCAACGCGCCCCGGCCGGTCACCGTCCTCACTTCCGCCCCCGAGGACCTGACACTCCTCTGCGGCCCCGCCGTAGAGGTCGTCAAGGTGTGA